Proteins encoded in a region of the Sugiyamaella lignohabitans strain CBS 10342 chromosome B, complete sequence genome:
- the YSC84 gene encoding Ysc84p (Actin-binding protein; involved in bundling of actin filaments and endocytosis of actin cortical patches; activity stimulated by Las17p; contains SH3 domain similar to Rvs167p; YSC84 has a paralog, LSB3, that arose from the whole genome duplication; GO_component: GO:0030479 - actin cortical patch [Evidence IEA]; GO_component: GO:0030479 - actin cortical patch [Evidence IDA] [PMID 12388763]; GO_component: GO:0005737 - cytoplasm [Evidence IEA]; GO_component: GO:0005856 - cytoskeleton [Evidence IEA]; GO_function: GO:0051015 - actin filament binding [Evidence IDA] [PMID 19158382]; GO_process: GO:0051666 - actin cortical patch localization [Evidence IGI,IMP] [PMID 19158382]; GO_process: GO:0030036 - actin cytoskeleton organization [Evidence IGI] [PMID 12388763]; GO_process: GO:0051017 - actin filament bundle assembly [Evidence IDA] [PMID 19158382]; GO_process: GO:0007015 - actin filament organization [Evidence IPI] [PMID 10512884]; GO_process: GO:0006897 - endocytosis [Evidence IGI] [PMID 12388763]): protein MVIPTHILANAKGLVVLTVLKAGFLFSGRAGSGVIVARLPDGSWSGPSAVVTAGAGVGGQIGAELTDFVFILNTKAAVDTFAQAGSITLGGNVSLAAGPLGRNAEAAGSASLKSVAAVFSYSKTKGLFAGISLEGSVLVERREANRKFYGNNCTAKSILGGRVDPPPECDPLFRVLESRAFRGVRPSDFEDDYYDDIPDYNSDSSSVSGGGNYSSSPRRGSRRAAYDDDYDDDGDVYGDRRRGGSGGGNGSRRGGGGGSSSSWQDDLYDRPASSGTRSGQRRYDDDDGDLYDRSNNRNRDHDRDRGVDDVTRRMGRANFRSTYSDKPPGRPAAPKPSNRDYDYDNDDDDAYYSRKRNDRTQHRQASPAKPARVPPSSSGGEEAVARYTFDGEQDGDLSFQKGDIITIVKRSDSTDDWWTGKTATGQGIFPANYVDLL, encoded by the coding sequence ATGGTGATTCCTACTCATATTTTGGCCAATGCTAAGGgtctggtggtgctgaCGGTGTTGAAAGCCGGGTTTTTGTTCTCGGGACGGGCTGGTTCAGGTGTCATTGTGGCGAGATTGCCAGACGGGTCGTGGTCAGGCCCTTCGGCCGTGGTCACAGCTGGTGCCGGTGTAGGAGGCCAGATTGGCGCTGAATTGACggattttgtttttattttgaatACTAAAGCTGCTGTGGATACGTTTGCTCAGGCTGGGTCAATCACTCTCGGTGGTAATGTTTCGCTGGCAGCGGGTCCTTTGGGACGAAATGCCGAGGCAGCAGGCTCAGCGTCGCTGAAATCAGTGGCTGCGGTGTTTTCTTATTCAAAGACAAAGGGTCTGTTTGCTGGTATATCTCTTGAAGGATCAGTACTGGTAGAACGTCGTGAAGCTAATCGCAAATTCTACGGAAACAATTGTACAGCCAAATCAATTCTGGGTGGCCGAGTCGACCCACCTCCAGAATGCGATCCTCTATTCAGAGTTCTCGAGTCTCGAGCTTTTAGAGGAGTACGACCATCAGATTTCGAGGACGATTATTACGACGATATTCCCGATTATAATTcagacagcagcagtgtaAGCGGCGGTGGCAACTATTCATCATCACCCAGACGAGGCTCGAGAAGAGCCGCTTATGACGATGATTATGACGATGATGGCGATGTATATGGTGACCGACGACGaggtggtagtggtggtggcaaTGGATCTCGTCGTGGAGGTGGAGGCggaagtagtagtagcTGGCAAGACGATTTATACGACCGACCAGCCTCGTCAGGAACTCGGTCTGGACAAAGACGAtatgacgatgacgacggCGATTTATACGACCGGAGTAATAACCGGAACCGGGATCATGACCGTGATCGTGGAGTTGATGACGTGACACGACGAATGGGCCGAGCCAATTTCAGGTCGACGTACTCGGACAAACCGCCCGGCCGTCCAGCAGCCCCGAAACCAAGTAATCGTGACTACGATTATGAcaacgacgatgacgacgcATACTATTCACGAAAACGTAACGACCGGACCCAACACCGACAAGCATCGCCAGCCAAACCTGCCCGAGTACCACCATCGAGTTCCGGcggcgaagaagcagttgCTCGATACACTTTCGACGGCGAACAAGACGGCGACCTGTCGTTCCAGAAGGGcgatatcatcaccatcgTCAAACGCAGTGACTCCACCGACGACTGGTGGACCGGCAAAACTGCCACCGGCCAGGGAATCTTCCCGGCCAACTACGTCGACCTCCTGTAG
- the SPS19 gene encoding Sps19p (Peroxisomal 2,4-dienoyl-CoA reductase; auxiliary enzyme of fatty acid beta-oxidation; homodimeric enzyme required for growth and sporulation on petroselineate medium; expression induced during late sporulation and in the presence of oleate; GO_component: GO:0005782 - peroxisomal matrix [Evidence IDA] [PMID 9268358]; GO_component: GO:0005777 - peroxisome [Evidence IEA,IEA]; GO_function: GO:0008670 - 2,4-dienoyl-CoA reductase (NADPH) activity [Evidence IEA]; GO_function: GO:0008670 - 2,4-dienoyl-CoA reductase (NADPH) activity [Evidence IDA,ISS] [PMID 9268358]; GO_function: GO:0016491 - oxidoreductase activity [Evidence IEA]; GO_process: GO:0030437 - ascospore formation [Evidence IEP,IMP] [PMID 7969036]; GO_process: GO:0009062 - fatty acid catabolic process [Evidence IDA,ISS] [PMID 9268358]; GO_process: GO:0055114 - oxidation-reduction process [Evidence IEA]; GO_process: GO:0030435 - sporulation resulting in formation of a cellular spore [Evidence IEA]), with amino-acid sequence MTDLNNNTAKGAVVPPPPSAADIAAANASIPDVPFEPKNFLAKFRLDGKVAVVTGGARGLGFSMAEGLCSVGLKGIAILDVQTDLGLDAIKKLHGAYGVQAQFYKVDVRDETAVNDIMDSIARDLGAIDIVVNSAGVADLVHAEEYPSEKFRRVIDINLNGSFLVTQAAAKHMIAQGRGGTIIFIASMSGSIVNWPQPQSAYNASKAAVKHLMKSLAAEWAVHRIRCNSISPGYMDTALNRSYTTLFNEWKDRTPLGRLGDPDELTGACIWLASESSAFCTGSDIVIDGGYTVL; translated from the coding sequence ATGACCGACTTGAACAATAATACTGCCAAGGGTGCTGTGGTgcctcctcctccttcGGCCGCTGatattgctgctgccaatgcgTCTATTCCCGATGTTCCTTTTGAACCCAAGAACTTTCTCGCCAAATTCCGTCTTGATGGTAAAGTTGCCGTTGTCACTGGAGGTGCCCGTGGTCTTGGTTTTTCCATGGCCGAGGGTCTTTGTTCCGTGGGTTTGAAGGGAATTGCCATTCTCGATGTTCAGACCGATCTTGGTCTCGACGCTATTAAGAAGCTCCATGGAGCTTATGGTGTTCAAGCTCAATTCTATAAAGTAGATGTTCGTGACGAGACTGCTGTCAACGATATTATGGACTCGATTGCCCGTGATTTGGGTGCTATTGACATTGTCGTCAACtctgctggtgttgctgaCCTCGTTCATGCTGAGGAGTATCCTTCCGAGAAGTTCAGAAGAgtcattgatatcaatcTCAACGGTTCGTTCCTGGTCACTCAAGCCGCTGCTAAGCACATGATTGCTCAAGGCAGAGGTGGTACTATTATCTTCATTGCCTCGATGTCTGGTTCTATTGTCAACTGGCCCCAACCACAATCTGCTTACAACGCATCCAAGGCCGCTGTCAAGCACCTCATGAAGTCGCTGGCTGCCGAATGGGCCGTGCACCGCATCCGTTGTAACTCGATCTCTCCCGGATACATGGACACTGCCCTCAACCGTTCGTACACCACTCTTTTCAACGAGTGGAAGGACCGCACCCCATTGGGCCGTCTCGGCGATCCCGACGAGCTCACTGGCGCCTGCATCTGGCTCGCTTCCGAGTCATCGGCCTTCTGTACGGGCTCCGACATTGTCATCGACGGTGGTTACACTGTCTTGTAA